A window of Nomascus leucogenys isolate Asia chromosome X, Asia_NLE_v1, whole genome shotgun sequence contains these coding sequences:
- the LOC105738120 gene encoding uncharacterized protein LOC105738120, protein MYPAPDSGSGERVCTLGPREGSGGHSVLSLGANGSGSSSPFQLQAARRREPRDALGKSKTGNKALLLGRRFSRKPRTRGSDASPSRDAPHSLLSDTGQSERLKELRRSRGKGAEVSGCKTKKPLADRRSLPQSGFVSVFLLSHALLGFSFRPHPSQASPLALHTADLCPPCVTVPLRCAQDLAARGPRKIRIFGQN, encoded by the coding sequence ATGTACCCTGCGCCCGACTCTGGAAGTGGGGAGCGGGTCTGCACCCTGGGACCTAGGGAAGGCAGCGGTGGCCACTCGGTCCTCAGTTTGGGGGCGAACGGGAGCGGTAGCTCGTCTCCTTTCCAGCTGCAGGCAGCCCGGCGGCGGGAGCCAAGGGACGCTTTGGGAAAAAGTAAAACAGGCAATAAAGCTCTTCTCTTGGGTCGCCGCTTCTCGAGGAAACCCAGGACGAGAGGCTCTGACGCCTCTCCCTCTCGGGATGCTCCGCATTCTCTACTGAGCGATACGGGACAGTCAGAAAGGCTGAAGGAGCTGCGCCGCAGCCGCGGGAAAGGTGCGGAGGTGTCAGGCTGCAAAACCAAGAAGCCGCTGGCTGACCGGCGATCCCTGCCTCAGTCAGGATTCGTCTCGGTCTTTCTCCTTTCCCATGCCCTTCTGGGGTTCTCGTTTCGACCCCATCCCTCTCAGGCCTCCCCCCTCGCCCTCCACACCGCGGATCTCTGTCCCCCGTGCGTCACAGTTCCCCTGCGGTGCGCCCAGGATCTCGCTGCGCGGGGACCACGGAAAATTCGAATATTCGGGCAAAACTAA
- the GPR50 gene encoding melatonin-related receptor, with amino-acid sequence MGPTLAVPTPYGCIGCKLPQPDYPPALIIFMFCLMVITIVVDLIGNSMVILAVTKNKKLRNSGNIFVVSLSVADMLVAIYPYPLMLHAMSIGGWDLSQLQCQLVGFITGLSVVGSIFNIVAIAINRYCYICHSLQYERIFSVRNTCIYLVVTWIMTVLAVLPNMYIGTIEYDPRTYTCIFNYLNNPVFTVTIVCIHFVLPLLVVGFCYVRIWTKVLAARDPAGQNPGNQLAEVRNFLTMFVIFLLFAVCWCPINVLTVLVAVSPKEMAGKIPNWLYLAAYFIAYFNSCLNAVIYGLLNENFRREYWTIFHAMRHPIIFFSGLISDIREMQEARTLARARAHTHDQAREQALEQDRAHACPAVEETPMNVRNVPLPGDAAAGHPDHASGHPKPHSRSSSAYRKSASTHHKSVFSHSKAASVHLKPVSGHSKPASGHPKSATVYPKPASVHFKADSVHFKGDSVHFKPDSVHFKPASSNPKPITGHHVSAGSHSKSAFSAATSHPKPTTGHIKPATSHAEPTTANYPKPATTSHPEPAAADHPELSASHCPAIPAIAHPESNDSDLPESASSPAAGPTKPAASQLEPDTIADLPDPTVVMTNTNDYHDVVVIDVEDDPDEMAV; translated from the exons ATGGGGCCTACCCTAGCGGTTCCCACCCCGTATGGCTGTATTGGCTGTAAGCTACCCCAGCCAGACTACCCACCGGCTCTAATCATCTTCATGTTCTGCCTGATGGTTATCACCATCGTTGTAGACCTAATCGGCAACTCCATGGTCATTTTGGCTGTGACGAAGAACAAGAAGCTCCGGAATTCTG GCAACATCTTCGTGGTCAGTCTCTCTGTGGCCGATATGCTGGTGGCCATCTACCCATACCCTTTGATGCTGCATGCCATGTCCATTGGGGGCTGGGATCTGAGCCAGTTACAGTGCCAGCTGGTCGGGTTCATCACAGGGCTGAGTGTGGTTGGCTCCATCTTTAACATCGTGGCAATCGCCATCAACCGTTACTGCTACATCTGCCACAGCCTTCAGTATGAGCGGATCTTCAGTGTGCGCAATACCTGCATCTACCTGGTCGTCACCTGGATCATGACCGTCCTGGCTGTCCTGCCAAACATGTACATTGGCACCATCGAGTACGATCCTCGCACCTACACCTGCATCTTCAACTATCTGAACAACCCTGTCTTCACTGTTACCATCGTCTGCATCCACTTCGTCCTCCCTCTCCTCGTCGTGGGTTTCTGCTACGTGAGGATCTGGACCAAAGTGCTGGCGGCCCGTGACCCTGCAGGGCAGAATCCTGGCAACCAACTTGCTGAGGTTCGCAATTTTCTAACCATGTTTGTGATCTTCCTCCTCTTTGCAGTGTGCTGGTGCCCTATCAACGTGCTCACTGTCTTGGTGGCTGTCAGTCCGAAGGAGATGGCAGGCAAGATCCCCAACTGGCTTTATCTTGCAGCCTACTTCATAGCCTACTTCAACAGCTGCCTCAACGCTGTGATCTACGGGCTCCTCAATGAGAATTTCCGAAGAGAATACTGGACCATCTTCCATGCTATGCGGCACCCTATCATATTCTTCTCCGGCCTCATCAGTGATATTCGTGAGATGCAGGAGGCCCGTACCCTGGCCCGCGCCCGTGCCCATACTCACGACCAAGCTCGTGAACAAGCCCTTGAACAAGACCGTGCCCATGCCTGTCCTGCTGTGGAGGAAACCCCGATGAATGTCCGGAATGTTCCATTACCTGGTGATGCTGCAGCTGGCCACCCCGACCATGCCTCTGGCCATCCTAAGCCCCATTCCAGATCCTCTTCTGCCTATCGCAAATCTGCCTCTACCCACCACAAGTCTGTCTTTAGCCACTCCAAGGCTGCCTCTGTTCACCTCAAGCCTGTCTCTGGCCACTCCAAGCCTGCCTCTGGTCACCCCAAGTCTGCCACTGTCTACCCTAAGCCTGCCTCTGTCCATTTCAAGGCTGACTCTGTCCATTTCAAGGGTGACTCTGTCCATTTCAAGCCTGACTCTGTTCATTTCAAGCCTGCTTCTAGCAACCCCAAGCCCATCACTGGCCACCATGTCTCTGCTGGCAGCCACTCCAAGTCTGCCTTCAGTGCTGCCACCAGCCACCCTAAACCCACCACTGGCCACATCAAGCCAGCTACCAGCCATGCTGAGCCCACCACTGCTAACTATCCCAAGCCTGCCACCACCAGCCACCCTGAGCCCGCTGCTGCTGACCACCCTGAGCTCTCTGCCTCCCACTGCCCCGCGATCCCTGCCATTGCCCACCCTGAGTCTAACGACAGTGACCTCCCTGAGTCGGCCTCTAGCCCTGCCGCTGGACCCACCAAGCCTGCTGCCAGCCAGCTGGAGCCTGACACCATCGCTGACCTTCCTGACCCTACTGTAGTCATGACCAATACCAATGATTACCATGATGTTGTGGTTATTGATGTTGAAGATGATCCTGATGAAATGGCTGTGTGA